From a single Paenibacillus sp. FSL W8-0426 genomic region:
- a CDS encoding SUMF1/EgtB/PvdO family nonheme iron enzyme has product MGKWMILLSILAVAALSACSTAGSAVSDDLILVEGGTFKSSKSAYSGKGVTLSDFYIGKTEVTQKQWMEVMDNNPSGFKGEDRPVERVSWYDAVEYCNKRSIKEGLKPYYTIDKDTIDPNNKNEYDNLKWTVTINEGSNGYRLPTAAEWEYAASGGQKSKNYTYSGSNNADEVAWYWMNAGDKPLTGEWSWPVIENNRTQTKPVGTQKANELGIHDMSGNVREWCWEWHSHPESPENTWRVTKGGGWVSGMNNMEISFPGKFDANGLGPDQGLRVVRGK; this is encoded by the coding sequence ATGGGAAAGTGGATGATATTGCTTTCAATTCTAGCTGTTGCTGCTTTGAGTGCTTGTTCAACCGCCGGCTCCGCAGTGAGTGATGATCTTATTCTGGTTGAGGGTGGTACGTTTAAGAGCAGTAAGTCCGCTTATAGCGGCAAGGGCGTTACCCTGTCTGATTTCTATATCGGGAAAACCGAAGTGACTCAGAAGCAATGGATGGAGGTCATGGACAATAATCCGTCCGGCTTCAAAGGAGAAGACCGGCCGGTTGAGAGGGTAAGCTGGTATGATGCGGTGGAATATTGCAACAAGCGCAGCATCAAGGAAGGTTTGAAACCTTATTATACAATTGATAAGGATACAATCGATCCAAATAATAAAAATGAATATGATAACCTGAAATGGACCGTTACCATCAACGAAGGATCAAACGGTTATCGCCTGCCTACAGCAGCGGAGTGGGAATATGCTGCAAGCGGAGGGCAGAAAAGCAAGAATTATACGTATAGCGGCAGCAACAATGCTGATGAAGTGGCCTGGTACTGGATGAATGCGGGGGACAAGCCGTTAACCGGAGAATGGAGCTGGCCGGTCATTGAGAACAACCGCACACAAACGAAACCTGTCGGTACACAGAAGGCCAATGAGTTGGGTATTCATGATATGTCCGGCAATGTAAGAGAATGGTGCTGGGAATGGCACAGCCACCCCGAAAGCCCGGAGAATACTTGGCGAGTAACCAAGGGCGGAGGCTGGGTCAGCGGGATGAACAATATGGAGATTTCTTTTCCAGGCAAATTCGATGCTAATGGCTTAGGGCCCGATCAGGGTTTGAGGGTTGTACGAGGAAAATAA
- a CDS encoding glycoside hydrolase family 16 protein, translating to MKRKTWVALMVSGVVSLLFSVSAFAGYVFWEPLTYHNPSTWQKADGYSNGSMFNCTWRANNVNFTSDGKLRLGLTSSAYNKFDCGEYRTTNKHGYGLYEVSMKPAKNTGVVSSFFTYTGPADGTQWDEIDIEFLGKDTTKVQLNYYTNGVGGHEKIINLGFDASQGFHTYAFDWQPGYIKWYVDGVLKHTATTNIPKTPGKIMMNLWNGTGVDHWLGPYNGANPLYAEYDWVKYTSN from the coding sequence ATGAAAAGGAAGACATGGGTTGCGTTAATGGTTTCGGGAGTGGTTTCATTATTATTTTCAGTAAGCGCTTTCGCGGGGTATGTATTTTGGGAGCCGCTAACGTACCACAACCCGAGCACATGGCAAAAGGCTGATGGTTATTCCAATGGTTCGATGTTTAACTGCACCTGGAGGGCGAATAATGTTAATTTTACGAGTGACGGCAAACTGAGGCTGGGTTTGACAAGTTCTGCGTACAACAAATTCGATTGCGGGGAATACCGAACAACCAACAAACATGGGTATGGTCTGTACGAGGTGAGCATGAAGCCTGCCAAAAATACGGGAGTCGTATCTTCCTTCTTCACCTATACAGGGCCTGCGGACGGGACGCAGTGGGATGAGATTGATATTGAATTTTTGGGAAAAGACACGACGAAAGTGCAACTCAATTATTACACGAACGGCGTCGGCGGTCATGAAAAAATCATCAATCTGGGCTTTGATGCGTCCCAAGGCTTTCATACGTATGCATTCGACTGGCAGCCCGGTTATATCAAGTGGTATGTCGACGGTGTTCTGAAACATACGGCCACAACGAACATTCCGAAGACGCCGGGTAAAATTATGATGAACCTGTGGAACGGAACTGGCGTGGATCACTGGCTTGGACCGTACAATGGAGCCAATCCGCTGTATGCCGAATACGACTGGGTGAAGTATACAAGCAACTAA
- a CDS encoding extracellular solute-binding protein, with protein MDMSKKRKIGSLALAGVFALSAVLSGCGSSGQSKEAASGTPSAALEMKDGKYDPPVSITYLRPWGPDVKFKSGEDQDNNVHTKWAKDKLGIELKNQWVSPSTNNAFETKLRLSLASNAEMPDIISYRGEFNLVRELIETGKFADAGELFDQYASDTWKAAVNEDPSVWYPYMQDGKRIGIPILDYAYNGDPVMWIREDWMKKFNLKAPETLSDLEVIMETFTNKDPDGNGKKDTYGLTIGFKNWLNTWMSDAGWIFGAYGTMPNQWNLNADGKLEYGSVTPGAKQALATLQDWMSKGYIPEEAGVYDETKAAEEFTAGKAGIVVGPHWMPSWPLEDVKKNNPEAEYKAYPIPAGPDGKAGRRGTSNGNGVILINKDMKNPEAFFTYQNYLFDHYANPTEGDEFEHGFAEGYDWAMVDGKPSTDAGATGGYLPEKYTLTFDGARIPSLSMTTLAKLASGEEATTPFEKKMKSGVPEPMLAAAKIVMDQKDIVYNQMFTGAPTMTMQMNNDILSKMEKDLFSQIVYGKAPVDAFDGFVEKWKSSGGDQITQEVNEWYQSVTSGK; from the coding sequence TTGGACATGAGCAAAAAAAGAAAAATAGGCAGTTTGGCACTCGCCGGAGTGTTCGCGCTTTCCGCTGTACTCAGCGGGTGCGGCAGCAGTGGACAGAGTAAAGAAGCTGCGTCGGGCACACCAAGTGCTGCACTGGAGATGAAGGATGGTAAATATGATCCGCCTGTCAGCATCACGTATTTGCGGCCATGGGGTCCGGATGTGAAGTTCAAATCAGGTGAGGACCAGGACAACAACGTACACACCAAATGGGCAAAAGACAAGCTCGGCATTGAATTGAAAAATCAGTGGGTTTCACCGTCCACCAATAATGCATTCGAAACCAAGCTGCGCCTCTCGCTTGCTTCCAATGCGGAGATGCCAGACATTATTTCGTATCGCGGGGAATTCAATCTGGTGCGCGAGTTGATCGAAACTGGCAAATTTGCAGATGCTGGCGAATTGTTTGATCAATATGCGAGTGATACGTGGAAAGCAGCCGTTAATGAAGATCCTTCCGTATGGTACCCGTACATGCAGGACGGCAAACGAATCGGCATTCCGATTCTCGACTATGCCTATAACGGAGATCCGGTGATGTGGATTCGGGAAGACTGGATGAAAAAATTCAATCTGAAAGCACCGGAAACATTAAGTGATCTTGAAGTAATCATGGAAACGTTTACAAACAAAGATCCGGATGGAAACGGCAAAAAAGATACGTATGGTCTGACGATCGGATTCAAAAATTGGTTGAACACCTGGATGTCTGATGCAGGCTGGATTTTCGGAGCGTATGGCACGATGCCGAATCAATGGAACCTGAATGCAGATGGCAAGCTTGAATATGGCTCCGTCACACCTGGTGCAAAACAGGCTCTTGCCACATTGCAGGACTGGATGAGCAAAGGGTATATCCCGGAAGAAGCGGGCGTTTATGACGAGACCAAAGCTGCGGAAGAATTTACGGCAGGTAAAGCAGGCATTGTTGTAGGACCTCACTGGATGCCGTCATGGCCGCTGGAGGATGTGAAGAAAAATAATCCGGAAGCTGAATACAAAGCTTATCCCATTCCGGCCGGACCAGATGGCAAAGCAGGCAGACGTGGTACATCGAACGGTAATGGCGTGATCCTGATTAACAAGGACATGAAGAACCCGGAAGCCTTCTTCACCTACCAGAACTATCTCTTTGACCACTATGCGAATCCAACAGAAGGCGATGAATTCGAACACGGCTTCGCTGAAGGATATGACTGGGCTATGGTTGACGGCAAACCTTCTACAGATGCCGGTGCGACCGGCGGATATTTGCCTGAGAAGTACACGTTGACATTTGACGGTGCACGGATTCCAAGTCTGAGCATGACCACACTCGCGAAGCTTGCAAGCGGGGAAGAAGCAACAACGCCTTTCGAGAAAAAAATGAAATCCGGCGTGCCGGAACCGATGCTTGCAGCAGCCAAAATTGTTATGGATCAAAAAGATATCGTCTATAACCAAATGTTCACAGGCGCTCCAACCATGACGATGCAAATGAACAACGATATTCTGTCGAAGATGGAGAAGGATTTGTTCTCGCAGATCGTTTATGGCAAAGCTCCGGTAGACGCGTTTGACGGCTTTGTCGAGAAGTGGAAATCTTCCGGCGGGGATCAGATTACGCAGGAAGTAAACGAGTGGTATCAATCCGTAACAAGCGGAAAATAA
- a CDS encoding response regulator, producing the protein MLQILLVDDEKSVVETLAETIPWESCGIGTVHEALSGAVALEIMENHDIDIVITDIRMPEMSGIALISAIHERWPHVQTVLLSGYADFEYAKQAMALESFDYLLKPVSDEDLIETVQRLVDRIKQKWETAASYQRALHAFQENLPLLQSTMLHELLTGKTYSPQALSDKLELLELPYSVGEELGMLVIRMEEHLSEMGQHDLSLMEYAICNIISEVMQHHFHIWHTRDVHDYLVVLASVKHGASTGLTKDEKPQALLEQYAAQIQTNVQLYLKGAISISVSHWGKFPYEIGEIYEGAVRSMRKRMGQVRGLFVTASDDPDVHPVPAIRSLYKPPTLISLLEAGRFDEVEQKIEVIFDELLHSGEHHDIAETTIEVYHALAGAFAYIIHKNGKQISSVLPAETYRYFQAPSYATAQQLKDWSIRTLHSISEDAEQELKDNHSTIVRSVKSFVDHHLADDVSLPAIAEHVHLHPVYLSKVYKAETGEALTAYVYRLRMEKAAYYLRSSSAKVFEIAELVGYNNTAYFIRVFKKFYDVTPQEYRENLPV; encoded by the coding sequence ATGTTACAGATTTTATTGGTTGACGATGAAAAATCGGTCGTGGAAACGTTAGCCGAAACGATTCCATGGGAGAGCTGCGGAATCGGCACGGTTCACGAAGCCTTGTCCGGCGCGGTAGCGCTTGAAATCATGGAAAATCACGATATTGATATCGTTATTACAGACATTCGCATGCCGGAGATGTCCGGCATTGCGCTGATTTCAGCCATTCACGAACGCTGGCCGCATGTGCAGACCGTTCTTTTATCGGGATATGCCGATTTTGAATATGCCAAACAGGCGATGGCGCTGGAAAGTTTCGACTATTTGCTCAAGCCTGTTAGTGATGAAGACCTGATCGAGACCGTGCAGCGACTCGTGGACCGGATCAAGCAAAAATGGGAAACTGCTGCGTCATATCAACGTGCCTTGCATGCTTTTCAGGAGAACCTGCCTCTATTGCAATCGACCATGCTTCATGAACTCCTCACAGGCAAAACCTATTCTCCGCAAGCCCTGTCGGACAAGCTTGAATTGCTGGAGCTGCCCTACTCGGTCGGTGAAGAACTGGGCATGCTGGTGATCCGTATGGAGGAGCATTTATCCGAGATGGGCCAGCATGATCTTTCTCTAATGGAATACGCGATATGCAATATCATCAGTGAAGTGATGCAGCATCATTTTCATATCTGGCACACACGGGATGTCCACGATTATCTCGTTGTACTGGCCAGCGTTAAACACGGCGCATCAACAGGGTTGACCAAGGATGAGAAACCGCAAGCCCTGCTGGAGCAGTATGCAGCCCAGATTCAAACGAATGTACAGCTCTACTTGAAAGGCGCCATCTCCATCTCGGTCTCCCATTGGGGCAAGTTTCCTTACGAGATCGGTGAAATTTACGAGGGAGCCGTACGTTCCATGCGCAAGCGGATGGGTCAGGTACGAGGCCTGTTCGTTACGGCTTCGGATGATCCGGATGTGCATCCGGTGCCGGCGATCCGTTCCTTGTACAAACCGCCTACGCTGATCAGTTTGCTGGAAGCCGGACGTTTTGACGAAGTGGAGCAGAAAATCGAGGTAATCTTTGATGAACTGCTGCATTCAGGCGAGCATCATGACATTGCGGAAACGACCATCGAAGTGTATCATGCCTTGGCGGGGGCGTTTGCTTACATCATTCACAAGAACGGCAAACAGATCTCTTCCGTGCTTCCTGCCGAAACGTATCGATACTTTCAGGCACCGAGTTATGCCACCGCGCAGCAGCTGAAAGACTGGTCCATCCGGACGCTTCATTCGATCAGTGAGGATGCGGAACAAGAGCTGAAGGACAATCACAGCACGATCGTGCGCAGTGTCAAAAGCTTTGTAGACCATCACCTCGCTGATGACGTTTCCTTGCCCGCTATAGCAGAGCATGTTCACCTTCATCCGGTGTATTTGTCCAAGGTATACAAGGCAGAGACAGGAGAAGCTCTTACCGCCTATGTGTATCGGTTGCGTATGGAAAAAGCAGCGTATTACCTGCGTTCATCCAGTGCAAAAGTATTTGAGATTGCCGAGCTTGTCGGGTACAACAATACCGCCTATTTTATCCGGGTGTTCAAAAAATTCTATGACGTGACCCCGCAAGAGTACAGGGAGAATCTGCCCGTGTGA
- a CDS encoding histidine kinase, translating into MFARLNVFTKITLLFIVLLVLVLFLYTYSNRESVRVIEHEIQNNSMNHLSTFADSVESNIYQLSLYGMSIGQDSSIQEYQRPDYKDNPYERVKVGSAILEKLNLYNAASKWHSTITLYFPRLQKVISTDYYASIPYREDEFTKPLSKSWTYTLNQFEWYTTDPTTASIKPDKARLITKISFPVRHLTAMLDQNKLNNKGDPFMFHPELGLISNSSGNDTLKAVQGKLREMDLQGKGGFTTNLDHTEYYVSYIQSGSLGWYYVDYVPMQQILRPITSSRNLFFASITVLIAMSVVVLYVLYRSVQLPLLQLVKGTNRLSTGDFSVRLQHSSRNEFSLLFARFNIMAQRIQELIENVYEEQLRRREATLKQLQSQINPHFLYNCLFYIKNMARMKNEKAVVAMALNLGEYYRYITRSEKDQATVKEELTMVKNYLEIQSLRLERMHFTIDVPDDILDKTVPRLTLQPIVENAIIHGIEPRSEDGHITIFADCKDDKYKITVEDSGLGMTDEQLNQLKSNLLKPLDEHMGCGTWNVHQRLYFLYGDGAGLHYEHSPTGGVKVSITWHDNIKE; encoded by the coding sequence TTGTTCGCCCGTCTGAATGTCTTTACCAAAATCACCCTGCTGTTCATCGTGTTGCTGGTACTGGTGCTGTTTCTGTACACGTACTCGAACAGGGAGAGCGTACGCGTGATCGAACATGAAATCCAGAATAATTCGATGAATCATCTATCGACTTTTGCCGATTCGGTAGAATCCAATATTTACCAGTTGTCTCTTTACGGCATGTCCATTGGCCAGGATTCCAGCATTCAGGAATACCAGCGTCCGGACTATAAAGATAACCCTTATGAACGTGTCAAGGTAGGCAGCGCCATTCTTGAAAAGTTGAACCTGTACAATGCGGCCAGCAAATGGCATTCAACGATTACGTTGTATTTTCCGCGTTTGCAAAAAGTCATCTCGACGGATTATTATGCTTCTATTCCGTACCGGGAAGACGAATTCACGAAACCGCTCTCGAAATCATGGACGTATACGCTTAACCAGTTTGAATGGTACACCACGGACCCGACCACAGCGAGCATCAAACCGGACAAAGCCAGATTAATCACAAAGATCAGCTTCCCTGTTCGTCATTTGACGGCGATGCTGGATCAGAACAAGTTAAATAACAAGGGCGATCCCTTCATGTTTCATCCCGAACTCGGCCTGATCAGCAACAGCAGCGGCAATGACACCTTGAAAGCGGTTCAAGGCAAACTGCGGGAGATGGACTTGCAAGGCAAAGGCGGCTTTACTACCAACCTGGATCATACCGAATACTATGTTTCCTATATTCAATCCGGCAGCCTGGGATGGTATTATGTCGATTATGTTCCCATGCAGCAAATTCTGAGACCGATTACGAGCAGCCGCAATCTCTTTTTTGCTTCCATCACGGTACTGATCGCCATGAGCGTGGTTGTGTTGTATGTCTTGTACCGGAGCGTTCAACTCCCGCTTCTTCAACTGGTGAAAGGTACGAATCGCTTGTCGACCGGGGACTTTTCCGTTCGTTTGCAGCATTCGTCACGGAACGAGTTCAGTCTGCTGTTTGCACGATTTAACATCATGGCACAGCGCATTCAGGAATTGATCGAGAATGTGTACGAGGAGCAGCTGAGAAGACGCGAAGCTACGCTGAAGCAATTGCAGTCGCAGATTAATCCGCATTTTCTTTATAACTGCCTCTTCTACATCAAAAACATGGCCAGGATGAAAAACGAAAAAGCCGTGGTCGCCATGGCTCTGAATCTGGGTGAGTATTATCGATACATAACAAGGTCGGAGAAGGATCAAGCCACGGTCAAGGAAGAACTGACAATGGTCAAAAATTATTTGGAAATCCAGTCGTTGAGACTGGAACGGATGCATTTTACGATCGACGTACCTGATGATATTTTGGACAAAACCGTTCCAAGACTCACGCTTCAGCCTATCGTAGAGAACGCTATCATTCATGGCATTGAGCCTCGATCCGAGGACGGCCATATTACCATTTTTGCAGATTGCAAGGATGACAAGTACAAGATTACCGTTGAAGACAGCGGACTTGGCATGACGGATGAACAGCTGAATCAATTGAAGAGCAATCTGTTGAAACCACTGGATGAACATATGGGTTGCGGCACCTGGAACGTTCATCAACGTTTGTACTTTTTGTATGGTGACGGGGCCGGACTACATTATGAACATTCGCCAACCGGCGGCGTTAAAGTAAGCATCACATGGCACGACAATATCAAAGAGTAG
- a CDS encoding ABC transporter permease subunit — MRRNWSLHMMLVPAVLLAIIFQYIPMGGIVIAFQDFKPYLGFTESKWVGWDNFKYLFLYPDVGQVIWNTLVIAFFKIIAGLIAPFLFAILLNEVRLVAFKRVSQTLVYLPHFLSWVILGGILLDILSPQGGMVNKLIVALGGDPIFFLGDGTWFRITLIVSDVWKEFGFGTIVFLASLSGINPALYEAAEVDGANRFKQTLHITIPALMPITIVLMTLSIGNILNAGFDQVFNLYNPLVYDKGDIIDTFVYRLGILNGKMSFATAVGLFKSVVATILIVISYRLAYKLANYRVF; from the coding sequence ATGCGGCGAAACTGGTCCTTGCATATGATGCTTGTACCGGCTGTTTTGCTGGCGATCATTTTTCAGTACATACCAATGGGCGGCATCGTCATCGCTTTTCAGGATTTCAAGCCTTACTTGGGATTTACTGAATCCAAATGGGTTGGTTGGGATAATTTCAAATATTTGTTCTTGTATCCGGATGTTGGGCAAGTGATCTGGAACACCCTGGTGATTGCTTTTTTCAAAATCATTGCAGGGCTGATCGCTCCATTTTTGTTCGCCATCTTGTTAAACGAGGTTCGCTTGGTCGCTTTTAAAAGGGTCAGCCAAACGCTCGTATATCTGCCGCACTTTCTCTCATGGGTCATTCTCGGCGGAATTTTGCTGGATATCCTGTCTCCGCAAGGAGGCATGGTGAACAAACTTATCGTTGCGCTGGGCGGGGACCCCATCTTTTTCCTGGGGGATGGAACGTGGTTTCGTATAACACTGATTGTCAGTGATGTCTGGAAGGAATTTGGTTTCGGCACGATCGTATTTCTGGCTTCTCTCTCGGGCATCAATCCGGCGTTGTACGAAGCGGCCGAAGTGGATGGAGCCAACCGGTTCAAGCAGACGCTGCACATCACCATCCCTGCGCTGATGCCAATTACGATCGTACTTATGACACTCTCCATCGGAAACATTCTGAATGCAGGATTCGATCAGGTATTCAACCTGTACAATCCGCTCGTTTACGACAAAGGAGACATTATCGATACTTTCGTATATCGACTCGGTATCTTGAACGGCAAGATGAGTTTTGCCACAGCGGTAGGTTTGTTCAAATCCGTGGTTGCGACCATTCTGATCGTTATCTCATACCGACTCGCTTACAAACTGGCTAACTATCGCGTGTTCTAG
- a CDS encoding carbohydrate ABC transporter permease — MYYKTKGYRIFSVANYIFLGVLSLLCILPIIHILAVSFSSMAPASSNLVSFWPVGFTTDAYVKTFGNSNFIDSLWVSVKRTVIATILGMVIMLITAFPLSKEDINFRGRSIYTWFFVFTILFSGGLIPSYILIQKLGLMDTIWALVLPGALSVWNVILMMNFFRGLPKELEEAAYLDGAGHIKTLALVYVPLSLPAIATLSLFTMVGQWNSWFDGMIYMSDVKNYPLASLLQTIIVQQDLSKINVDPSMLENVSQRTVRAAQIFIGALPILVIYPFLQRFFVKGIVIGAVKE; from the coding sequence TTGTATTACAAAACAAAAGGATATCGAATATTCAGCGTTGCCAATTATATTTTTCTCGGCGTATTATCGCTGCTCTGCATATTGCCTATCATTCATATTTTGGCCGTTTCGTTCAGCAGCATGGCGCCAGCTTCTTCGAATCTGGTCAGCTTCTGGCCGGTCGGCTTTACGACGGACGCCTACGTAAAGACGTTTGGCAATTCGAATTTTATTGACTCCCTCTGGGTCTCGGTGAAACGGACCGTCATCGCTACCATCCTCGGTATGGTGATCATGCTGATTACGGCATTTCCGTTATCGAAGGAGGATATCAACTTTAGGGGCCGTTCGATCTACACATGGTTCTTCGTATTTACCATTTTGTTCAGCGGCGGCCTGATTCCAAGTTATATCCTGATTCAAAAACTTGGTCTGATGGATACCATTTGGGCGCTGGTTCTGCCGGGAGCACTGTCTGTGTGGAATGTCATCCTGATGATGAACTTCTTCCGGGGCCTGCCCAAGGAACTGGAGGAAGCTGCCTATCTGGATGGTGCAGGTCATATCAAAACGCTGGCGCTGGTCTACGTGCCGCTGTCTCTTCCGGCCATTGCCACGCTGTCACTTTTCACCATGGTAGGTCAATGGAACTCCTGGTTTGACGGCATGATCTATATGTCGGACGTTAAAAATTATCCGCTTGCTTCGCTGCTTCAGACGATCATTGTGCAGCAGGATCTCAGCAAAATCAATGTAGACCCGTCCATGCTGGAGAACGTTTCCCAGCGTACGGTTCGGGCCGCTCAGATCTTTATCGGGGCACTGCCCATCCTGGTGATCTATCCATTTTTGCAACGCTTTTTCGTAAAAGGCATCGTCATCGGGGCAGTGAAGGAATAG